A stretch of DNA from Campylobacter concisus:
TTTAATGCCAAAAATTTGCTTCGCATTTAAACTAACGCCTGGCTTTAGCTCAACGACGATAGAAGCTGTTGGAAGTGCTTGTCTTTCAGTGAAAACACTCTCTTTTGGTATGGCTATTCTTACGGTTGCTTTTTGGATAGATGAGAGGCTCTCGATCGTTCTAGCTAGCTCGCCCTCAAGCGCTCTTTGAAATTTTACTCTCTGCTCGGCATCAGTCGCACCAAATTCTTGCTTATCAAAAATTTCAAAGCCAATTTTGCTCTCTTTTGGTATGCCAAGCGTTGCAACAGCGATACGCTCTTTATAGACATCACTCGTTGGCACAAGGATAGTGCCTTCGTTTGCCAATTTATATTTAATTCCATCTTTGTTTAACTGATCAAGTATTAAGGCTGAATCATTTGGGCTAATGTTTTCAAAAAGGACGCTGTAGCCTGCAAAATTTTCATTTTTGCTTTTATAAAGTGTTAAAAATACCAAAAATGCCACGACCAAGACGATCGAGCTAGCTGCGACGATCTTTTGTTTTAGTGAAAGCTTTTGATAAATTTGACTTATTTGATGAAGTAATGCCTTAAAATCCATATCCCTACTTTAAAATTTGCTTTAACTCTTCAAAAACTCTATCGTTTTGCCATGCCTGACCGATGGTGATTCTCACCGCATTTAAGGCGTAGCTTTTTAGATCTCGCAAAATTATACCCTTTTTTAGCATCTTTTCGCATATCTGGCTTGATTTTGGCTCGTTAAATTTAAAAGTTATGAAATTCGTATAGCTTGGGATAAACCCTATGCCATTTTGCTTTGCAAATTCTTCATATCTCCTCATTTGCTCGAAGTTGTTTTGCATAGTTTTTTGCACAAACTCATCATCTCCAAGTGCTACTATCGCAGCTCTTAAGCTTGGAGTTGTGATGTTAAATGGGGCTCTTAGTTTTGAGAGAGCGCCTATGATCTCTTCATTTGCCACGCCGTATCCAACGCGCATGCCACCAAGTGCGTAGGCTTTTGAGAAAGTGCCAAGATAGATGGCATTTTTAAATTTTACCACCTCGCTTGGCTTTATCTCTTTTTTACTATCTTTAAATTTAGCAAATTCGTTGTAGGCACAATCAAGCACAATAAGCGTGTTTTCATCAATGCTTTTTATAAATTTAAAGACCTCATCTGCGTCCAAACACTCACCTAATGGGTTATTCGGCAAGCAAAGAAAGATGACAGAAATTTCATCTTTATACGCATTATAAATTTCTAAAAACTCACTCAAATTATGCTCCACACTCTTTGTGCGGTAAATTTTAGCCCCAGTTTGTTTTGCATAAATTTCATACATCGCAAATGTCACGCCAGCCATCAAAACGCTGCTTTGCTTGTTCGCTTTTGCATGAAGCGCATACTCTATGATCTGATCGCTTCCAGAGCCGATGATTAGATTTTTGCTAGTTACACCAAATTTCTTAGCTAGCCCCTCTTTTAGCTCAAAGTAGCTGTCGTCTGGATAAAGATGTGCGTTTTTAGCGACCTCTTTTAGCGCCTCTTCTACGCGTTTGCTCGTGCCAAAAGGATTTTCATTGCTCGCTAGCTTTATCACATCTTTTGCATCGATGCCAAACTCTCTAACTACAAGCTCGATTGGCTTTCCAGCCTCGTAATTTACTAGATCATCTAAAAAGTCATTAAATTTCATCACTCATCTCCGTTTAAATAGCTTCCAAGCCACGTTATCTCAGCGCCGCTCTCTTTTGCGAGTTCAAAGGCGTTTTGCACCTTCTCATCGTCGATATGCCCTTCAAAGTCAAGATAAAAAATTGACTTAAATTCGCGCTGCTTGATAGGGCGTGACTCAAGTTTTGTGATATTGATATTTTCATTTTTAAAGATAGAAAGCAGATCAGCAAGGCGTCCTGGACTGTGGTCAGTCTTTGCAAGGATCGAAGTTTTCGAGTTTTCAACTCTTGCGTTTTTAAAATCGCTTAAAATCAAAAATCTCGTTCTATTTGCCATATTATCTTCAATCGTCTCATAAACGATTGGCACGTTGTAAATTTTAGCTGCGATTTTTGAGCAAATAGCGGCTGATTCTCTATCTATAGATGCCATATATGCAGCTGCGGCGGTTGATTTGGCTGGGATAAATTCGACCTCATTTAGCAGGTGATCTTCTAAAAATTTACGGCACTGGTTGTAGCCTTGCGGATGCGAGTAAATTCGCTTTATCTCTTTTAAATTTTCATTTATGCTAACAAAGCTGTGATGGATATCCACATAAAGCTCAGCAACTATTTTTATATCACTGAATTTACTCAAACAATCAAGCGTAGCGCCAACAGCGCCTTCGGTGTTGTTTTCAATAGGCACAACGCCGTATTTTGCCTCTTTTTGAGCTAGCTTTGTAAAAACCGCCTCGATGGTCGCAAGTGGCAAATATGAACTCATCGCACCAAATCTACTCTGAGCCGCTTGATGCGTATAGGTGCCCTCAGGTCCTAGATAGACGATCTTTTGAGGCATTTCTAAATTTCTACTCACAGCAAAAATTTCAAGATAAATGGCTTCAATAGCAGCTTTATTTAAAGCTTTGTCTTTGCTAAGGCTAGTTAAGCGGTTTATGATAGCTCGCTCTCGCTCAGGACGATATATAGGCGTTCCGCTAGTTTGTTTTAGCTTGCCGATCTGCTCGACAAGCTTCATCCTCTCATTTAGTTTATTTAAAATGAGATCATCGATACTATCGATCTCTTTTCTAAGCTCATTTAGCTCTTGCATCAGCGCTCTCCAAAAATTCTATCTCAGGTGCCACGACGTCCTCGAAACTCTCGCGTCTTCTTACAAGCCTATCTTTGCCATCAAGCACGCAAACTTCAGCGGCTCTGTTTCTTGTATTGTAGTTTGAGCTCATGCTAAAACCATAAGCTCCAGCTCCTTTAACCACGATGATATCGCCACTTTCGCACTCTGGCAGCTCTATATTTTTCGCCAAAAAGTCGCCGCTTTCGCAAACTGGACCGACCACGTCACAAGTGCCTAAATTTTCGTCTTTACCATCGACAAAAATTTTGTGATGAGCGCCGTAAAGACTTGGTCTTATAAGATCATTCATCGCGCCATCAGTAATGACAAATCTCTTTTTGCCATTAAATTTCTCATATAAAACGCTTGCGACAAAGTAGCCAGCATTGCCCACGATAAAGCGACCTGGCTCGCAAACGATGGTCACATCTTGACCTTTTAGTGCGCCTAAAATTCCTTGTGCGTAGTCGTATAAATTTATCTCTTTTTCGTCGTTATAGATGATGCCAAGTCCGCCACCAACATCGAAAAATTTGATATCTATCTCAAGCGCTCTTAGCTCTCTTAAAAGCTCGCTAACGATATTTGCAGCGTCTATTATCGGGCTTAGTGAAGTTAGTTGCGAGCCGATGTGAAAGTGTATGCCAGTTGGCTCAAGAAACTCTGAAGCTTTAGCGTGAATGTACATTCTTTTAGCTGTTTCGGCATCAACGCCAAATTTATTTTCATTTAGTCCTGTCGAGATATATGGGTGAGTTTTTGCATCGACACCTGGATTTACCCTGATGCTAATTCTTGCCTTTAAGTTTAGCCCTTTTGCGATCTTTTCAAGTCTTAAAAGCTCAGCGAAACTCTCGACATTTATGAGCAAAATTTCATTTTTTAAAGCCTCTTTTAGCTCATCATCGCTCTTGCCAACACCACTAAAAATGATCTGATATCTCTTCGCGCCTGCTAAAAGCGCTCTTTTTACTTCGCCAATACTAACACAGTCAAATCCAGCTCCAAGATCAGCTAGAAATTTTAAAACACTTAAATTTGAGTTTGCTTTCACCGCATAACAAATGAGAGATTTTCTAGCAAAAAATGCATTTTTTAGTGCTTCATAGCGGTTTTTTATGTGGTTAAAATCATAAATGTAAAGTGGGGTTTTGTATCTATTTGCAAGCTCTTTAAAATCCATAAAATAGCCTTTATTAAAATGGCTTGATTTTACAAAAAGCTTGCCAAAATTTGGCTTAACGATGCGATTTTATGAGATAAATAGCGTATGCAAAAAGTAAAATAACTGGCAAAACTATGCCAATCTCTGGCAAGATTACGGAAGTTTGTGCAAATTTTGTAAGAATAAAGAGCAGCCCCCAAACGACAAGGGTTATCACAACAAAGATAAAAGTCGAAAGCGCAAGATTAAAAAATCTACCGGTCACAGGCAAATGATAGTAAAAAATGAGCAATAAAAATGGTGCAAAAAATGGTGCAATAGCAAGGTTGTAAAAAGCTGTTTTTGCACTATCAAGGCCGATGCCTTCATTCTTAAATGTCTTTATAAAATTTATCGCATCTGGGATATTAAATTTTGAGTTTTCAACACTAACAGCGCTTTCAATACTCTTTGGCTTAAAGCCCTTTAATGCATCTAAGCTCTCGCTTTGTATTTTATTAAAACCAGCTTCACCAAGCTCTAAAATTTGAGGCAAAAGAGTTTGATTAACATCTTTTAAAATCCACTCATTGTCTTTAAAATTAGCATGATTTGCAAATGTAGTTGAGAGTAAATTTGTGCCATTTATCTCAAAAATTCTAACATCATTTGCTATTTGATTAACAGAATTTAGCTCCTTTATGTAGATAAATTTGCCTTCAAATTTTAAAAATGAATCATTTGTACTTTTTGAGAAAGCCGTATTTTTAGCGATACTTTTTTGATAGTCGTGCGCATAGGCAAATGGAGTAAAATTTAAGCCAACATAAAAGATAGTTACAAAAAGTGCAATAAAAAATGGTGGAAAAATTAGACTATTTTTACTAATACCAAGTGCATAAAAACTGATTAGCTCGTTTGAACGAACCATATTTACATGTAAAATAATGAGTGCAAAAATAAGCGAAAGTGGCAAAACGTAGCCAATAGCGCTAAGCGATGTAAGCCCAACATAAAGGAGCTGAAGGTTAGCAGATGGTGGCAGATCTTTTAAATTTGTAAGCAGATCAATGCCTACATAAAATAGTTCAAGCGCTAAAAATACGATAAAAAAAGATTTTATATAGACCCAGCCAACGTATCTGGCGTATAGTTTCATTTTATAAGACCTTTTTTTATCGTAAATTTTTGCGAGATTTCGTTGATGTCACTCTTTAGTAGCTCGCAAACTGCATTTTTTGTGTAGGCCAAAATTTCATCTAAAGCCTTTTTCTCCTCATCACTAAACTCACCAAGGACAAAATTTTTAGCATCACCAAGGTGCCCAATGCCAACACGCACCCTTTCGTAGTCGTTGCCAATTAATCCATCGATTGATTTTATACCATTATGCCCGCCACTACTGCCGCCTTTTTTAAATTTAACTGCACCAAAACTAAGATCAAGATCATCATGTATTACGATTATTCTATCTGGTTTATAAAAATCTTTGACTGCTTTTACACTTTGTCCTGAGAGGTTCATAAAGGTTGTTGGTTTTAGCAAGATAATGTCATTGAATTTAAAAACTTCGCCTTGGAATTTGGCTGAGCTAACATCTTTGTAATTTGAGTCTTTTAGGAGATCTATAAGCATAAAGCCTATATTGTGTCTAGTGTTTTCGTATTTGGGGCCAGGATTTCCCAGCCCCGCTATTAGTGTCACAAAAGCCCTTTTTATTTAGCTTTAATAACTCCAAGTACCGCAACACGGTCAGCGTCTACAATAGTAACGCCTTTAGGAGCTGTGATATCACGAACCAAAATAGTATCGTCGATGTCAAGTTTGCTTACATCAACGTCAAATGAATTTGGTAAATTTTCAGCCGTACATTTTACGCAAAGACGTCTTTTTGACTGGATCAAAACACCCTTATTTTTAAGACCAATAGGTGTTCCAACTGGCTTAACTGGGATCATATATTTTGATAAAACGCCAGGAAGTGCTACTTTTAGATCTACGTGTTTAAGATCGCTTGTAACAACATCTCTTTGGTAATCAACAATAACGACATTATAAACTTTTCCGCCTACTTTTACATCAAAAGCAAGGCTCTCTTTTTTGCGCGCTTCTTTAATAAAGTCATTTACTTTAAAAGCAGCTGCAATATTCTCTAATCCCTTGCCATAAATGTTGGCGATTAGATAACCATCTCTTCTCAAAGCCTTTGCAGACTTCTTACCGATACTCTCTCTAACGATTCCTTCTAACATCGTTTTCCTTTCGTAAAAAATAGGTGCTGATTCTATCCAATACTTTATAAATTTCAAATAAAGCTTACTTTGGAATGATCGCTTTTTCTATTTGTATTATTAGCTTATTTCTTTGTTTAAAGTGATTTCATAATATCATCAAATGCTGATACAAACTGTTTTAATCCATCATTTAGCAATTCTTTATAAATAATATTTATGTCTATATCATTATTTTTTATAATTTGAAAAAAGCTTAAAATATTTTCTTTACTAGGCACATTTTTTATCTCCGCTTTTGCTTTGATAAATTCTTTTATAGTTTCGATTGGTGCTGTATTGATGGAGTTTTTATACATTAGCTCTCTAACGTAGTAATCCCCTCTTAAGCTACCACCTTTTACACCTGTACTTGCAAAAAGCGTTCTTACATTTTCTAGCCCAAAATCTTCAATCATGTGATATATATTTGCAGCGTTCATTATACCAACTTGTCCAGTTGGTAGACTCTTTGCAGCCATTGTATCATCAAGTTTTCTATCAAATCTACTAACAAAAACACTTACTACACCTTTTGGCATAGTTGTATTTACAAAGCGACTCGTGTAAATTTTAGAACCTTCACTAAAAGCCTCAAGACATTGTTTTGCTTGATCTGGAGAAAAAATGAGTGTTGCATTTACACTAATACCCTTTGCCATAAGTGCGCTCATTGCCTCATAGCCATCTTTTGTAGCTGGAATTTTTATCATAACATTTGGCATTGATATTAGATTATGAAGTCTGATACCTTCCTCTATCGTTGCGGCTGTATCGTCACTTAAATTTGGATCAACCTCAATGCTTACAAAGCCATCATCGCCGTTTGCATAATTTCTTAACATTTTACATGCTGCAATTTTTATATCTTGAGTAGCCAAAATTTCATAAAGATCTTTTGGGTGGCGTTTATTGCTAGTTTCTATTATCTTTTTATAAGCAGGTGAAGCAAATGCTGTTTTAAAAATAGCTGGGTTGCTTGTAGCACCGTTTATAACATTATTTTCCAATAAAGAGTTAAATTCGCTTTGTAAAAAATTTCTCTCTATAAAATCACACCAAAGAGAGAATTTAGCTTTGTTGTCATACATTAATTTCTACCTTATAAATTTTAAAATTTCACGCAAATCTTTAACATCAACACAATGTGTCGCTTCTTTTTTTAAGATATCTTTTGCACAAAATGCAATGCTAAGGTCGCACTTTCTAAACATCGATATGTCATTGGCCCCGTCCCCAACACACATTATCTCGTCCTTGCCTAGATTTAATAGTCCACACAAGCGGTCAATCATATCTCCCTTTGAACTACCAAACATCATTTCTCCACCAACTTTACCAGTCAAAACTCCATCTTTATGATGCAAGATATTTGCAAAATTTGCATCAAATTTAAGTTTCTCTTGCATGACGTCAGTTGCTATGTGAAATCCACCACTAAAAACCACAACCTTGATACCTTTTTGCTTTAAAGCCTCTATTAGCTCGCCAGCTCCAGGCATTATGGGTAAATTTTTGCAAATTTCATTTACCTTTAAAAGTGGTAATCCTTTTAAAAATTTTACTCTTTTTGTAAGACTTTCAAAAAAATCAAGCTCACCGTTCATCGAACGCTTAGTTATGTTAGCTACTTCTTCACTAGCATTATTAGCGGCGGCGAGAATATCTATTGTCTCGCCGTCCATTATTGTAGAGTCAAAATCAAAAACACAAAGTTTTATCAAGCTATACCCTAAAAATCACGTTTTAAAAGGCTTTCGACCTTTAAGATCGTAAGGATATTTTGGTCGCGCTTACCGATACCATAAATCATGCCTTTGTCTTTTACTAAAGTCTCTGGTGGCGGATCGATCCTGTTGCGGTCTATTCTGATAGCCTCCGTCAAGCGGTCTATCACAAAGCCAGCGATATTATCTGCATCTTTCATAACGATATATCTTGTGCTTGCGCTTTGTTTTGTAACATTTAACGAAAAACGTTTTCTTAAATCAATAAGAGGAATAACGTTGCCACGTAAGTTAAATACACCAAGAACATAATCAGGCACGCTAGGAACACGTGTGTATTCAATAGGCTTGATTATCTCTTGAATATTTAAAATAGGTATTGCGTACTCTTCCTCACCGACAACAAATCCTACTAGCTGAACTATATCCTCATTATTTTTTAGCTCGGTTCCATTTATTTGCTGTTTTTGTTTATTTAAAACTTGATTTAGTTTATTGTCCATCCCTTACCCCTAAGCTAATTTTATATTCTTTCTAACGACATTTTCTAAGTACTCGGCTGAATATGGTTTTGTAATATACTCAGTCATTCCAACTTCTACGCCACGTAATCTATCTGTTTTTGATGTCCTTGATGTAACAGCAATAAGTGGTAAATTTCTATACTTAGAGTATTTTCTAATTTCGCCAGCTAGTGTATATCCATCCATTCTTGGCATCTCAATATCTATCAAAATCGCATCAAAGGAGTGTTCTCCAGATTTTACGATATTTAATGCCTCAACACCGTTTGTGGCTTCTATTATCGTTACCCCAGTTGGTTCAAGCGCTTTTTGCATGATAGTTCTATCCATTTTTGAGTCATCAACTATCAAAACTTTATAATCGCTTGGTTTTTCCTTTGCTTTTGTACTATCTTCTATTTCGGCTCTAATGTCTACCTTGATATCTTTTGCCATCTCCATCATAGCACCAACGTCAATAATCAATGTCACACGGCCATCACCT
This window harbors:
- the hisC gene encoding histidinol-phosphate transaminase, encoding MKFNDFLDDLVNYEAGKPIELVVREFGIDAKDVIKLASNENPFGTSKRVEEALKEVAKNAHLYPDDSYFELKEGLAKKFGVTSKNLIIGSGSDQIIEYALHAKANKQSSVLMAGVTFAMYEIYAKQTGAKIYRTKSVEHNLSEFLEIYNAYKDEISVIFLCLPNNPLGECLDADEVFKFIKSIDENTLIVLDCAYNEFAKFKDSKKEIKPSEVVKFKNAIYLGTFSKAYALGGMRVGYGVANEEIIGALSKLRAPFNITTPSLRAAIVALGDDEFVQKTMQNNFEQMRRYEEFAKQNGIGFIPSYTNFITFKFNEPKSSQICEKMLKKGIILRDLKSYALNAVRITIGQAWQNDRVFEELKQILK
- the pheA gene encoding prephenate dehydratase; its protein translation is MQELNELRKEIDSIDDLILNKLNERMKLVEQIGKLKQTSGTPIYRPERERAIINRLTSLSKDKALNKAAIEAIYLEIFAVSRNLEMPQKIVYLGPEGTYTHQAAQSRFGAMSSYLPLATIEAVFTKLAQKEAKYGVVPIENNTEGAVGATLDCLSKFSDIKIVAELYVDIHHSFVSINENLKEIKRIYSHPQGYNQCRKFLEDHLLNEVEFIPAKSTAAAAYMASIDRESAAICSKIAAKIYNVPIVYETIEDNMANRTRFLILSDFKNARVENSKTSILAKTDHSPGRLADLLSIFKNENINITKLESRPIKQREFKSIFYLDFEGHIDDEKVQNAFELAKESGAEITWLGSYLNGDE
- the lysA gene encoding diaminopimelate decarboxylase; protein product: MDFKELANRYKTPLYIYDFNHIKNRYEALKNAFFARKSLICYAVKANSNLSVLKFLADLGAGFDCVSIGEVKRALLAGAKRYQIIFSGVGKSDDELKEALKNEILLINVESFAELLRLEKIAKGLNLKARISIRVNPGVDAKTHPYISTGLNENKFGVDAETAKRMYIHAKASEFLEPTGIHFHIGSQLTSLSPIIDAANIVSELLRELRALEIDIKFFDVGGGLGIIYNDEKEINLYDYAQGILGALKGQDVTIVCEPGRFIVGNAGYFVASVLYEKFNGKKRFVITDGAMNDLIRPSLYGAHHKIFVDGKDENLGTCDVVGPVCESGDFLAKNIELPECESGDIIVVKGAGAYGFSMSSNYNTRNRAAEVCVLDGKDRLVRRRESFEDVVAPEIEFLESADARAK
- a CDS encoding LptF/LptG family permease; its protein translation is MKLYARYVGWVYIKSFFIVFLALELFYVGIDLLTNLKDLPPSANLQLLYVGLTSLSAIGYVLPLSLIFALIILHVNMVRSNELISFYALGISKNSLIFPPFFIALFVTIFYVGLNFTPFAYAHDYQKSIAKNTAFSKSTNDSFLKFEGKFIYIKELNSVNQIANDVRIFEINGTNLLSTTFANHANFKDNEWILKDVNQTLLPQILELGEAGFNKIQSESLDALKGFKPKSIESAVSVENSKFNIPDAINFIKTFKNEGIGLDSAKTAFYNLAIAPFFAPFLLLIFYYHLPVTGRFFNLALSTFIFVVITLVVWGLLFILTKFAQTSVILPEIGIVLPVILLFAYAIYLIKSHR
- the pth gene encoding aminoacyl-tRNA hydrolase translates to MTLIAGLGNPGPKYENTRHNIGFMLIDLLKDSNYKDVSSAKFQGEVFKFNDIILLKPTTFMNLSGQSVKAVKDFYKPDRIIVIHDDLDLSFGAVKFKKGGSSGGHNGIKSIDGLIGNDYERVRVGIGHLGDAKNFVLGEFSDEEKKALDEILAYTKNAVCELLKSDINEISQKFTIKKGLIK
- a CDS encoding 50S ribosomal protein L25/general stress protein Ctc, with product MLEGIVRESIGKKSAKALRRDGYLIANIYGKGLENIAAAFKVNDFIKEARKKESLAFDVKVGGKVYNVVIVDYQRDVVTSDLKHVDLKVALPGVLSKYMIPVKPVGTPIGLKNKGVLIQSKRRLCVKCTAENLPNSFDVDVSKLDIDDTILVRDITAPKGVTIVDADRVAVLGVIKAK
- a CDS encoding transaldolase, encoding MYDNKAKFSLWCDFIERNFLQSEFNSLLENNVINGATSNPAIFKTAFASPAYKKIIETSNKRHPKDLYEILATQDIKIAACKMLRNYANGDDGFVSIEVDPNLSDDTAATIEEGIRLHNLISMPNVMIKIPATKDGYEAMSALMAKGISVNATLIFSPDQAKQCLEAFSEGSKIYTSRFVNTTMPKGVVSVFVSRFDRKLDDTMAAKSLPTGQVGIMNAANIYHMIEDFGLENVRTLFASTGVKGGSLRGDYYVRELMYKNSINTAPIETIKEFIKAKAEIKNVPSKENILSFFQIIKNNDIDINIIYKELLNDGLKQFVSAFDDIMKSL
- the serB gene encoding phosphoserine phosphatase SerB; amino-acid sequence: MIKLCVFDFDSTIMDGETIDILAAANNASEEVANITKRSMNGELDFFESLTKRVKFLKGLPLLKVNEICKNLPIMPGAGELIEALKQKGIKVVVFSGGFHIATDVMQEKLKFDANFANILHHKDGVLTGKVGGEMMFGSSKGDMIDRLCGLLNLGKDEIMCVGDGANDISMFRKCDLSIAFCAKDILKKEATHCVDVKDLREILKFIR
- a CDS encoding chemotaxis protein CheW, with the translated sequence MDNKLNQVLNKQKQQINGTELKNNEDIVQLVGFVVGEEEYAIPILNIQEIIKPIEYTRVPSVPDYVLGVFNLRGNVIPLIDLRKRFSLNVTKQSASTRYIVMKDADNIAGFVIDRLTEAIRIDRNRIDPPPETLVKDKGMIYGIGKRDQNILTILKVESLLKRDF